In Desulfosporosinus youngiae DSM 17734, the genomic stretch TGCAGGCTTGTAAATATTATTGTTATGGGAATGACTATAAACAACCCCGGTAATAGATTGCCCACTTTGATTTCTTTTATTTCTAATATATTTAAGGCTATTCCTACTATAAGAAGACCTCCCGTTGCACTCATTTCCGTAATAACTTGTGAAGACAGAACTCCTTGTAATAGCCCGGCTGAAAGAGTTATTAGTCCTTGATATATAAATACCGGGATCGCTGAGGCTAATACCCCTATTCCCATTGATGAGGCAAACACTATCGCTGATATTCCGTCTAACATAGATTTAGCATAGAGTATGGTATGGTCTCCTGATAGTCCGCTTTTTAATGATCCCATAATAGCCATCGCTCCGACACAGTATATTAAACTTGCTGTAACAAAAGCCTTCGGGAATCTATCCCCTTGACCATTCCTTGAGAATTTGCTCTCAAGCCAATATCCAAATCTCTTTAATTGAAGTTCGATATCAATTAATTCCCCTACAATCCCACCTAAGGCTAGACTTGCAATAACCACCAAGATATTTTCACTTTGGATAGCCATACTTACTCCAATCAGTAATACGGCTAAGCCTATTCCTTGAATAACGGTTCTTTTCATTTTATCCGGTAAAGCATGTCCGAATAATAGTCCTATTAAACCTCCTAACAAAATAGCTATTGTATTTACGATTGTTCCTAACAATTAAGTTACCTTCCTTCTATGCACCTACCTTATGTTCCACGTGGAACATAAGGTAGGTGCATTTACACAATTATCTTCTTTAATGCTCCTATGCTGATATAATACTTACACATTAAGGGAATAATATAGTTGATAATATCATCAAAACCGGGGATTGTTATATTTAGTATGGAAAACACTCTATTTATTACTTAAACTCAAACATAATAAACTATATTACGAAACCCAAACAAAATTTAGACTACCCGACATAAGCAAGGCTTGCTAATCCATCGAAAGGTATGGATTTGTAAGGGTTTACAGATAGTCTTGCGGAATATATGGGCATGGAAACCAATCTTTGGCGTCAAAAAACGTACACTTGGAGTTAAAAACGATGTAGCGTAAACTAAAAAGTTTACCTCA encodes the following:
- a CDS encoding DUF554 domain-containing protein — encoded protein: MLGTIVNTIAILLGGLIGLLFGHALPDKMKRTVIQGIGLAVLLIGVSMAIQSENILVVIASLALGGIVGELIDIELQLKRFGYWLESKFSRNGQGDRFPKAFVTASLIYCVGAMAIMGSLKSGLSGDHTILYAKSMLDGISAIVFASSMGIGVLASAIPVFIYQGLITLSAGLLQGVLSSQVITEMSATGGLLIVGIALNILEIKEIKVGNLLPGLFIVIPITIIFTSLHLGG